In Trachemys scripta elegans isolate TJP31775 chromosome 10, CAS_Tse_1.0, whole genome shotgun sequence, the sequence GGCCAGCTGAAGAACCTCACCGGCGGGCTGGGCGGCGAGGAGAAGGGGGATGGCGAGAAATCCCCGGCCGAAGCCCAGGGCATGACGCGGGAGGAGTATGAAGAATACCAGAAGCAGCTAGTGGAGGAAAAGTGAGTGCGCTGGGCTCCCTGAGCGCGTCTGGGGGGCTTGCGGTGTGTGATGCTCTTGCTAACCCTTCTGGCCACCTCATCTCCCCCGTAGGGCAGGTGCCTCGGACCGTGGGAGCCCTTCACCCACCTCCTCTGCTCCCCTGACGGGCTTTCCGTTCGGGACCAGGTGAAAAAAAGCCCGTTAAACTTGTCCACGAGATTCatgatcccctccccccctccaaaaatgtCAGAGGCATTCGGGCTTTTGCTCAATGCATCAaggggctcctggccagcaaaTCGGGACTGCCCCACGGGGTAGCTGCCAGACAGGAAGCCCCATCGAAGGGAACGGGAGCATGGGAGTCGGGGGGTGTGTGAAGAGTGCGGTGTACGGGGGAAATTCCCCAGCGACTCCGCCCCTAGAGCAGCCCAGACTTTCATTGCTTAACCCGACCAGACATTCACCTAACTGAGCGACTCCTGTAGCCCAGCAAACCGGCGGGCTGCCGCTGAGTTAGGCCAATTGTTCTAGCCCAAAGCCCAGCACAGCCCGGGGCAGAGCGTGCGGCTGGGCTGCAACTAACTTCAGCGCCCCGCCAACCCCCGGGTATTCCTGCTCTTAAACTCGCAGCGGAGCCAGCGCAGAAGCTGAGCTGCAGTTTgggaaagggctggggtggggggcgttggctggttggttggtttaCACCCAGGACTACCAGATGGCCGCCTTGTCTTTGCCTTTTCAAAGGAGACGCCAGGCGGAAGACGGCATTGCACTAAATACGTTCAAATGGTTGTGGAAGGCGGGGAATTTTAGTGGTGCCGTTTTAATGGCACCCATAATCTCTTAATCCGCTTTCGCATCGGCGAGATGGGTTTGTCTTCTGCTCCTGGGCCACATTTCACTACAGTTATTTTTTATGGCTGTCCCCCAAAGTTTGGTTTGGTGTCTCCGGTTCCTGCTTTATTGGGGCGGAGGGTGGCGAATGTCTGTCCGTGTTGAAGGCGCGAAGCGCTGGGTGTGAACTAGCATGCACCAGGGCGTCACCGCAATCTGGGCCACATTGCATTCAGGCTTCCTCCGCACACGCAGAGCCTTCAACCCTGACAAAGACAAGCCTGGAGAAAGAGCCTCCCTTACCGCCACCTGCCTAAAAGGGCTTTAATCTGGTCACTGAACTTGTCCAGGCCCGTTTGCTGCACCCCATTTGCATCTCAAACTGGGCTCATGCATTGACTGATTTCTGTGGCAATGAAATTCAGGTGAAAAAGTAATTGACTTGAAGAAACAAATAATCAAGCAGGCTGAAGAGAAGGTTGTGTCAATTTCCAGCTGGCTTCTAGCCTCCAATTGGCTGACCATTAAATAAACTAAAGTTGGGAGGATCCTGAGAGAGGGCCCAAAATAACTGCAAAGGGAGGGGGGTTCATCGATGTATTTGTTCTTGACTGTAAAcactggagggtttttttcaCCATGTGTTATGTGCTGATTATATTATGTATAATGCCCAGGCAGGCGTTTGCAATAGAAACTGGCAGTAAACTCGTTCCCCTGATGCTGCTGTATTCCCTTGTGTGTGGCTGTAGGAGAGAGAGGCTCAGGTGGGGAAAGCCTTTCCTGGATGCCAGTTGGAAAGCAGCCTTCGAGCCCCATCTGGCGAATTAAGACCTGTCCATGTCAGATCAGGACTTCCATTCAGTGCATGTGGGAGCTCAGGGAATGGGCATTAGTGACCTGCATTGGACACCTCCTCACTCCACCCGGCCTAGCGAGCAGAGCGGGAGCAGGCTGACAGCCTTTGTTTTCTAATGTTGTTTCCAGGATGGAAAGGGATGCCCAGTTCACCCAGCGTAAAGCAGAGAGAGCCACGCTCCGGACCCACTTTAGAGACAAGTACCGGCTCCCCAAGGTAAAGAGTGAGGCACGCTCACCTCTGTCGCTTTGTCAGCAGCCCTGTATTCAGGGGAActctctggatcccagcccatgGCTCCTCAAGGACATTCTTTCCAGCAGCTTGTCTCCAGGCAGGCTACCAGCTAGGCACCAGGATGGGGGTATAGGAGGTAGGATTCCTGCCCCACACCACCCCCATGCTCTTGGGGAAGCATGAGCTCAGAGAGGGGATCAATCAGCCCTTGGCCTGGCTGATTGTGTCCTATTTACAGCTAAGTCAGGGTTTGCATTCCTAAGAACCACTCTGCTCTAGTCAGTTTCCCAGGAAGGTAATACTTCCACTGAGGCAAGACTGTGCACTTCTAGTCACATCCTCTCACTCAGCGTTCCTCTATCCACAGGCCTTTCTACTGCAACTGATTGCCCTGCTGCTTCCCTAGTCTACCAGCCCAGACCCAGACCCATTTGGGGCACTAACCCATCAGCTAGAAAAATGTCTTTGCTATCACAGACTAGGCACATGTCTGGTGCTCATCACCAGGGTGGATGGAGATGCTAGAAGTGGTGCAGTTTTTTTCTATATCACTTTATATTTAAATGTTATCAGGCATCCAATCTGGGAAAAAACAGAAACTCATAAAAAGGGCCATAACTCAGAGAAACATTGTCTAATTTTAACCAAAATTGGCAGAAAGTTTTGAAATATAATTGATAATGCAACCACTTACTCAAAATAGTACAGGTGATATATTTGATCATTTTCCTATCTTTCCCCCCTTTAGTTAAAGCAAAAATCTGTAGTCGCACGACAGTATGAGCTTGTTTGTACCATGTTATACATCGAAATATTTGTCATTATTTGTAGAATGGACTAATTTAAGAAACATTTTTCTGACTTATTTTTCTGAAGCTATGCAGATAATAAGACCCCAACCTTAATTATAAAACATAGTTATCTGCTCAGCTGGAGACGTGAGTCTAAAGCACTCATGGTACaactgtaagaacataagaatggccaaactaggtcagaccaaaggtccatctagtccagtatcctgtcttccaacagtggccaatgccaggtgcttcagaaggaatgaacagaacaggtaatcatcaagtgatccatctcctgtcacccatttccagcttctggcaaacagaggttagggacaccatccctgcccatcctggctaatagccattgatggatctatcctccatgaatttatctaattctttttcaacccccgttatagtattggtcttcacaacattctctagcaaaaagttccacagattgactgtgcgttgtgtgaagaaatacttccttttgttttttttaaacctgcttcctattaatttcatttggtgacccctggctcttgagttatgagaaggagtaaataacacttccgtatttactttctccacaccagtcatgattttatatcaatcatatccccccttagttgtctcttttccaaactgaaaagtcccaatcttacccctaatatttttgttgcccttttttgtaccttttccaattccaatatatatttttttaagatggggtgaccagaactgcacgcagtattcaagtaATTATTATTGTCTTACTACCACTGACTACAATGACAATATCTGTAAACCGCTTATATAACAGTAATGACTCTTAGTAGAAGGGCTTGGAAAGTCTTGTCTGATATATCGTGTGCATAACAAAGTATAACCATGTATGCTTACATAACCCTCCATATAACTATGAGCCACTGAATGGCTAATGCAGCACCCCTTCAAGCAATATTTACTCACAAAAATAGTCCCTGTGATTTGCAGGTAGTTGAAACGTTTCTACTCCCCCTTCAGATCTGTGTCTGATGTGCGCAATACGCTGTTGCTGCCACAGCTGCATGCACCAGAGCACACCACAGCTTCCTTGTGGTCTCACAGCCACACTGCACAAAGGTGAGGGTGGCTTCTGGAGCAGGTGCCAACACCATCATTTTGGGAACAAGCTGTCCCCTGCTATCCATCACCCATCTATTATTGACAGGGGACACAACGATACTGAGCTGGTACATGATTCCATATGTGTGACTGATAATTAGCATGTTTCAGGTGCTGCCTGAACCATTGTTGCTGGTAGTTTCTCATTTGATTTGTCCTTAGCAAACAACGGGTAGCGCCCATTATGCAGAGATGCTTCCTTCTTATCACACTGTAACAAAGATACCATTGAGACAAAGGCTGCTGCCTCTGAAAAAGCAGCAATGGGCTGGACTGCAGTTACCTACCTTCAAATCTTCCTAATATCCTGAGCAAGGGCTACTTGATTCAGCTACTGCTTGGGTCTCTGTTACCGCTCTGGTGAGGTCAGGTCTGTCCATGCCATGAATTCAAAGTAATGGTCCTAATTTAATAAGCCATCAACAGGCAGAGACGGAGCTATCTCCTGGACTGTCAGATCATCTTTGATGTGTGACCATGGCTGAGTGTTTCTGCTCTTTGCCCTCAAAACTGCTCATCCTGTGGATAATGGGAGCAGGCTTATAAATGACAGACTGCAGTTAGGTTACTGACACACCACAGCTGGTATTTCACACTTGTTCTTGGGATGGGAagaaatcatttttcttttgcacaaGGCTAAGGGGGAAATGAGCAGTGTTCATACAGAACGTATCTTACTAGCCTGCCCCTGAGCTGACCAACACACAGATCCAATGGCCAAGAATCCGAGCACCATTAGACTGTCCCTTTGGTTCTCCAAAGTGGTGCTATTGTGAGCCAGACCTGAAATGCCAAATGCTCTATAGGTCATAGGCAGAGTCCGACTGGCTTGGAAATGTATATGCTAGGAGAAGGCTTTAGGTACTATGTGTGGTGGGATACAGCTCCCTTCCTAGCAAATGacttgtgtttaattttaaaatgctgtaaaaTGCAAATGCAGAGCCAGATTGGTTTGAGACCTGATATGCCAGATGAAGACCCAAAATAGCATCTGGGGTACAGTTTTGGGGGCTGCCCTTTCCCCGGACCTGGCTTTATAATAAGCCAAACTCTCCAGAGAACTCCAGCAGCATTTTAGACGGCAGACCAGACAGCACTGATGCAGCAGGCATGCAAtgctgagctggggcaggaactgAGCATGCGTGTCCCCAGAACACAGACCACACCAAGGCACACAAAGCCAGCTCCAATAAGGGACATAGGAGGTTAAGTCCCAGTTTCAGGCACTGCTACCTCCTTCTATGCACCAGATGCCTtgctcatgcctaagccccagcacaATTCTCAAACCAGGGGCAATAAGCAGGGCCTTGCATAGCTTCCCTGTGGGGCTCACTCTGGTAGCCATGCTCATAGGTCACCTAACACCATACAAGGTGTGGGgatgcagggccagctttaggccgattccccagAATAGGGCcttgcgcctaagagggccctgcgccttaggcgcctttttaatttttaatttttttttacgcACCCGGTGGcggtccgctccgggtcttcagcggcttTTCAGCGGTGGGGGGGTCCCTCAGTGCCGCAGAAGACCCAGAGCCAAGTGAAAGaccccccgccaccaaagtgcctcCCAAGActcggaccgccgccgggtattcgaatcaggcccctaaagccagccctgtggggtgggggagtggagatAGTCACCCTTAGACTGTAACTCAATGGTTGGGGTACGTGCCCTGAATACAGGAGACCCTGGGTCAGTTTAATTCTCTGCTTGGTGTGCAGAAGGGATTTGACTAGAGAGCTGCCCTCGCTCAAGTGAGAGCCCTAATCACTGAACAAAGGGATCTTCTGATGTGGGCTCATCTCTTGtcaaagctgttccactttaattcCATAATTAACTATTCATTGGGCCACAAAAAGTGTGAAAATCATGTAGTGGGCCAGTGGTCTGGGTACTCACCCAGGCTGTGGGAGACTCTGGGTCAATCCCCTGCTGCTTGATGAGATGGGATTTGAACGGGGCTCTCCTACCTTGCAAGAGACTGTCCTAACAGCTGGGCAATGACATGTTCAGAAGTTGGGCTCCCACAGGTTTTCCTGTTGCAGCTGATTCACTTTAATTATACATTAAGTGAGCCAAAACAGCCACAAGTAGCCCTCTGTGCTTAGGGTGTTCTCCTAGCCGGTTGGAGACCCTAGTTCAATTCCTCCAGCTTCCTGATAAGGAAAAGCAATTTGAACAGCGAGCTCCACCGGGCTTTAATTAAATATCAATTGGGCAAAAACAAGCAAGAGTAGCCCTCtgtagtggttagggtactcagctGGGATGCTGAAGACCCTTGTTCAACTCCTCCAGCTGCCGGAGGAGAAACAAGCCATGAGCTCCTTCAGTCTTTCCTATTGAAGTTggtccactttaattaaatattaaaatagggCCAAAAGAGGAGCCTGGCATAAGAAGCCCTCTCTAGCCCAGctgttagggcactcagctgggctGTCGAAGACCCTGGTTCCATTCTCTTCTGTGCTTGAGGAGAAAGGATGCAAACAGGGGTCTGCCATCTCAACTTCCCCCTTGTATTAAATATGTATTGCGTCACAGAAAACATATGAATCACTCTTGACCCCATGGCTAGGACACCACCATCCCCAGTCAGTAGCTCATCAGATAGCTCCCCAAAAGTCTTTGACTTGGCAGGATTGGTGCACACCATTGGCAGAATCCTCATGATGTCAGTAATAGTTAATGTTGGCTCACAGGAGGCTGCTAGCTCAACCATTGATAGATTTTTCTCCAGCCAAGACAATGTGCTGCTCTTTGGGGTCTTTCTTAGAGTTCCATCCAAGTTGAAGAGGGAAAGTGGAACAGGTGCCAGCTCACACTTCATATCACCCTGGCTACCAACCTCTCTGCGCTAGGCAATAACTGTCAGCTTGCAAAATATCTGATGATCAATAGCTGTCTCTTGTGCTATCTGCTGCTTCTTTTGTTCGATTGTCTTGTTGAGATTACCAGATGATTTGAGATTAGACCTTTCTATGGGATCAAAGAGATCTACCTCACCTCTTTGCGGCCTACTGGTTACAAACTGCTTCCTTTCTTGTAGACCATTCTCTCTTCTCATGCACAAATTTTCTGCAATTTCAGGTGGGGCCCCAGTAGACATTGCAATGTTCACACGTGGCTGTCTGTCATCTGGGCTTAAAGGATTTGTCATTCAGTCACAACTTTTCTAATATCTGGGATAGCAGTTTCATCTGCAGCCATGCGCTGTGTGGTAGCTTCTTGGTGTCGCTCTGTTGCTGAAGGCTGCATTCCACACATTTGTTTTGTCATAGCTGTTACAACTGTCTCAAAATGTGCAATCATGTAATACTTGGTCAGAGCCTTATCTTTTGTCAAAGATGCTGATGCTTCTCACAGTCCTTGCTGAGGGATTGCTCGACAGCCATGTCATGCCATATGCTATTGAAAGGTCTGGCAGTCCAGTATACTGCTCCTTGGCTATCAGCTAGGGCATGATATATAGCTGGCTTCTGCTCCTCCAGAAGTCTGGCTTCTGCTACAGTTACACAGCCCCACCTAGCATAATTCACGTGGCCACACTACAAATGTCTCAAGTTCCCTAGTCTTGTTATCATCTCTCTTTGCTCCTTTTTATTCCATCAGTAGTTGGGATAAATCTGTTACATAGTTCTCCCAGAACAGAATGGTATCTGAATGGATTGTTCCTTGGGTAACATAAGTGTCCATGAGCTGACTGGGTTCTGTTCATGAAGTCTGCCACAGCATTCTGTGCTTCCACTCTGTCTTCTCTGTGTGCCTTCTCCACAGCCTCAAATGCTTCAATGAGTGTTTGAATTTTCTCCAAGATGCATCTCTCCTCATCTTCTCACCATTGTTCATGGAATCACTAAGTGCCACCCATTTCAAGCAATTCATTGCCTCATTTATAAGTTTGTGGATTCCAACACCACAGTTATATCCTCTTCCTCTTAGAGTATGGCTGATGGCAGAAGCACCATAGTTGCTGGCTTCCACAAGGATGTCTTCAAACCCACTTTCCTACATCACACTGCCTAGATCACCCATGAAATTCTTTGCATGATGCATGCCTCCCACATCAAGGTGGTCATGGTCAAATTCCTTTTGATTCCTCCATTTAATAATCTGTGCTTTGCGGTAGATTGCTTCATCATACACAACATAGGCCCAGTCTTGGCTCAGAGAGTGGAACATCTCCTCAAAATATTTCATCATCATGGTATACGCTGAATTAACATCAGTTGCCAATGCAGGAATCATaatcataaaatataaaatagcacaCAGAAAAAAGTCTCAATATCAGTCCATTCTACAATTAATGACAAACATTTTGATGTATTACGGTATAGAAACGAGCTCATACTGTTGTGTGACTACAGACTTTCGCTTTACCCAAAGGCCTAAAAGGACAGGAAAATGCATCAAATATATCACTTGGGGATACATATTTCCCAAATTTTCCAAACCAGTACTAGTTTGAGTATATAGTTGTGCTATCAATTGCATTTAGAAGCTTTCTGTCAATTTTGGTCAAAATTAGACAATGTATCTTCAAGTTATGGCCCTTTTGGTGATTTTTATGATTTTCTTCAGATTGGCTCCCTGATGACATTTAAACATTACGTGATATAGAAAAACAGCACCACTACCAGCAACTCCATCTGCCCTGGTGATGACCACCAGATATGCGCCTAGTGTGACAGCAATGACATTTTTCTAGCTAACAGGTTCCTCTAACTCATTAATCAGACCCCTTTTTAAATCTGGCTGGTGGATTAGATACAATACCAGCTCTGCAGCCTCTTAAAaaccacagtgcaacactctcaTGCCTTCCTTACAGCTCTGCGCCGGGAATCCTGTGCTGACGCTCACCTGCTAATGCCTAGCAGCTAGCAATACCACTGCACTATGCAGCCACCTGTCCGGCTGGCCAGAAGACTGCAGTCCCTTTGAGTGGCAATTAGTAATAGCCTTACGTGTACATCTGTTTTTTTCTGGCAGTCTGTCATGTGAGCCATTCTGCTGTACTGTCAACTCACCTTCTCCTGCTCGAAATCACTTTCTGTCTGCAAAGCCCCATTGTGCAGCCACTCagtttcaccagggatttggctGCTACCTCAATATAAATAGCAAATCatgagaaactccactgaagtcagtcacttgagcctagatcctcaaaggtatttaggcgcctaactcccattgatttcattgacaGTAGTGTAACAATATCTTCCTTCAACTGGCATTGTCTCCCCCCTCCATTTCACCTGCTCTTTCTTAGgtgaattttttttatctttttaggCTAATTCCTATTGTGGTATGTCTGCTTAGAGCTGAATGAATGATTCACTGGGAACAATTTAATCTACTATAATTCAGCCTCCTTCTTTGTTCATGGAATAACTCAAGCACATCACAGTTTCTTTAAGTGAATTCAACAAAAAAgcgctttttaaaaattctctgacTTGATTGTGAATATTCTAAATTGCCCCGTGTTGATTTTTGAAAGGTCAGATCAGTCCTTTGCTATTGTTTCAGTGTCCCTATTGGATAAGCACACGTGCACTTCTTATAAGCAGGCCAAAAATCATTTTCTACCAACATTGGTGCCAGGTAAGTGGATTGCTCAGGGGTTTGTTTCTGTAAACACACAAGAGGGGGAAACATGTCCAAAGTGAAGGAACCCATGTTAATTCACGAGTCTCTCTGTCTCATTCACCCAGCTCTCATTAGTGTCAATATTTTTTTTCGAATACATAGACAATTTTCTTCCGTGAATCTTTTCTGCAGTAGCTGCTGATCCTGTCCAGCTGTTGTGCCGACTCTCAAAGGCATCCTGTGGTTCGTCAGTGTATTAATCCTCCCAATCTGATCCTGATTCAGCAGGTGACTTAAGTGCCTGAGTaacgttaagcatgtgctgaaatcCAGCATTACTCAGCAAAACATCGAGGCACATGTTTCAgtctctttgatttcagtggcactgaaaCACATGCTTAATGCTGAGCAAGTGATTAAGTACAATGCTGAACTGGGGCTTCTATTCTCTTCCACTTCCTACTTGTTCTCTCCTTCCTtatctctgtcccagagcctgattctgaactACTCACTCATGCTCTTCTCTTTGATCGATGTGACCCTGTAGAATGAAACAGATGATAGTCAGATCCAGCTGGCAGGAGGGGACGTGGAGCTCCCCAAGGAGCTGGCCAAGATGATCGAGCAAGATaacgaggaggaagaggaaaaggactCTGTTATCGGACAGCTGACCAGCATCCCAAACCTGGACCTTGATTCCCTGAAGGATAAAGCCCAGGCCACGCTAGAGGACCTGAAGCAGTCAGCTGAAAAGTGTTCTGTTATGTGACACAGCTGGTTCCCTCGACATAACACCCCATTCTTAACTGTataatgtgggggggggagggggagggggaaggggagggggagagggaggagggatgcagTGGATGGTCTGGGGGAAATGATGGTGTATGAAAATTAACCAGTGGGAACCCCACAGAGTTTATCACCCTTCCCTGTGTGAGTTGGATACCTTTTCTAAACCCATGCTCTGCCTAGATTCCACGAAACAGACTTACATGTCCTGTTCCTCTCGTGATGTGTATTTTCCAGTGCGAGGCCGGAGTCAGGAGGCAACATtgtcctcccccagcacccctcctGAGGTCAGATCTAAAACTGCCTGTGCCACTGCTCACATGGGTGACCGAGTTCCTCTGCCCATTTTAATCTTTTAGTGCAGAAGGGAGGGAGGGTTGTGATGAGGGTTGCTGAGCCATGCCTGTGAATGGGAGCAAAAAACCTCTTTAGAGGAGCAGACTGGCATTGCTCTTCTGCCTTCACTCCCATCTTGGTGAAGGAGATTTGGAGCAAACCTCCTGGAGGCGATGACCGGTGTCCCTTTGCTTTCCAGACACAAGCCGTGACAGGGAAATTTCCCAGATCCACATAACTAAGGCCAAGAAATGATACTACTACTTTGCCCAGATAGCACCTTTCATGcattgatctcaaagcacttggcaaAGGAGGGGACAGCTATATCGGTCCCATTTCGGGgggggggacactgaggcacagaatggttaCGCTACTTGCCCAAGTCAGTGGCAGGttcaggaatagagcccagactGGTGGGTGCTCAGTCAGCTTAGACCacagttgcccttctctgtaagaAACGTCACTTACTGGAAACGCGTTCAAATGCTGTGTCACTTCTACAATTTGGGGCCTACTATAATTCATGTTCCTTCAAGGAAAGAGGATAATTCAACTCTGTGTAATGAGGGGGAAATCTATCTATACATTGTGATGTAACCATGCCAAGTTTTCGTCTGACTTTCGACCCCTTATATACCCTCCTTATTCTATGGTATTGATATAACTAATGGAATAAATACCAGGAGATCTCTATGCATTTCTTTCTCACCAGTATCTCCATGCTAAAAAGATGCATGGTCCAGCATgggccatttcccccccccctgtaCAGTCAGTGTTCTTTGTGCAGTAGCCAAGGATGGACTCAGTGAACTACCATAGACTGTGATcccttttaaaaagcattaagaacataagaacagccatactaggtcagaccaaaggtccatctagctcagtatcctgtcttccaacagtggccaatgccaggtgccccagagggaatgaacagaacaggtaatcatcaagtgatccattccctgctgctcattcccagcctcattgaactcagtggactCAGATCTGTctgtggggtgtgtgtatgtctgAAGTGCTTTGCCTTTTTTCAACCTTTGCCAAGATTTCTAAAAGATGCCTTCTCCAGGTGAAAGAATGTCTGGGAAAGGGTAACCTGCCCAGGTGGGTAATGCTTAAATCTCCAGGCAACTCTGCCACATCTCATAATGATGATGGTAAGAAACACTTTGCACTTCCAAAGCACTTTCCATCAAAGTACTTTACACATGTGAGCCTCAGCACCCCTGGGAgagagggaagtattattatccttgttttacagatagggaaattgaggcacgggA encodes:
- the CPLX3 gene encoding complexin-3 produces the protein MAFMVKSMVGGQLKNLTGGLGGEEKGDGEKSPAEAQGMTREEYEEYQKQLVEEKMERDAQFTQRKAERATLRTHFRDKYRLPKNETDDSQIQLAGGDVELPKELAKMIEQDNEEEEEKDSVIGQLTSIPNLDLDSLKDKAQATLEDLKQSAEKCSVM